The Coprobacillus cateniformis DNA window GCCATGTTCCCCCACCATCTTCTCTTTTATATGTTTGTTTCATAACAATATCATTAAAGATAGGATTTTGACTACAATAAGACATTAACAAAGCCATATCATAGGCACTCGAACGATTTCCAGCATCTTCTTCATCCAAGCCAGTCGCATTTGAAAACACACTATCATTCATTCCAATATCCTTCGCTTTTTTATTCATCATTTCAACAAAATGAGGAATATCACCACCAATATTTTTAGCAATAACATTCGCAGCATCATTACCACTTCTAAGCAGTAATCCATGTAATAAATCTCTTAAATTAATGTGGTCTCCAATATGTATATAGACCCCACTTCCCCAAGCTTGATTCACTTCTTCACCAATTTCATATTCATCATCTAAGTTTCCATTTTCAATCGCTACGATAGCTGTCATAATTTTAGAGATAGAAGCAACACTTTGAACATAATGTTCATTTTTTGCTTCTAACACTGTCTTATTAAAAGTATCCATCACAATATAAGACTTACCTGAAAAATCCATTGCATGAATTGGCGTTACAGACATGAAGAAAACACAAATCACAAAAAATATCTTTTTCATAAAATCACCCTTATCAATATATGATAAAAGTCCTTACGATATGATAAGTTATTATTTTAGTAAAGATTGATTTTGAGTTTAGTAAATGATAGAATAAAAAAAAGGAGTGACTTTATGGCTACAATAAAAGATATTGCATTAAAAGCTGGTGTATCTAGTGCAAGTGTTTCAAGAATATTAAATAATGATGCGACTTTAAATGTCCCCCAAGAAACAAGACAAAGAGTTTTTGATGCTGCAAAAGAATTAGGATATGAAAAAAAGAAGAAAAAATTTGATGATACAACTATGACCATTGGAATTGTTCAATGGATGTCGCCAGTTCAAGAAACTGATGATCCTTATTATTTATCAATTCGTCAAGGTGTTGAAGAGTTTTGTTTTCAAAATAAAATAAGTATTAAGAGAGTTTTTCAAACAGATGTAGATTATCTATCTTCATTAGAAGGTGTTGAAGGTCTCGTTTGTATTGGTAAGTATAGTCAAAAAGATATGGATACACTGAAAAAAGTTTGTCCAAATATTATTTATTTAGATATGAATGTAGACCCTATTCATGAAGGCTGTATTGTTTTGGATTTTAAAAATGCTATTCGTCTTGTTATTGATTATTTTCATCAACTTCACCATCAAAATATTGGATATCTTGGTGGTTTAGAATGGATTGATCAAAAACGTTATCCTGATGTAAGAAAAAAATATTTCAAACGCTTCTGTGATCAATACCAAATGAATTACAATGATTACATTATAGAAGATGCTTTTTCAATTGAATCAGGATTTACAATGATGAATGAACTTATCCAAAACAAAAAGGTTCCTACTGCTATTTTTGCCGCCAGTGACCCAATTGCTATTGGGGCTTTACGGGCATTAACTCAAAATGGTTATCGAGTTCCACAAGATGTTTCCATTATTGGCTTTGACAATATTGATACTGCCAACTATACATCTCCACCTCTAACAACCATCTTCGCCCCTACATTTGATATGGGGTATATGGGTGCACGTATGTTATTTGACTCATTTCGACGTAATGAAAATATTTCTCCAATTCGAGTTCAAATGCCATGCTTCCTCATTGAAAGAGAATCATGCGCAAAGCGAGACTAAAGATGATAGTCTCGCTTTCTTTTCTTTATATATTGAAGTGTTTGTTCTAAACCGTTTTGATCCAAATAAACTAATAGTTCTTCTAGTAATGCACGTGAATGAGGATGCATAATATAGCTATGTTTTCCTCGTTTATAATAAATTAATGGAAATTGATCACGATAATTAGCACCTTGATAAATCATACTTGCAGCAACACGGTCACAAAACATTTCAAATATGTATTGGGCTGGTATTTCTGCTGGCTGACATCCTTTATGAGTAAAATCAACCCAAAATTCCCAGTGATGCTTATTCCTTCCTTTATGATGAAGCCAGGCCATTGAATAGCCTTTCTCAGTTCTTTCAACAGCATTAGGAGATTTTGTTCCTTGGTAATAACGTGCTCCTGTTAAAAATTCACAAAGTGAATATTTTGACATATCATGTAGTATCCCTTGCTTATATAAACCAATGCGAAAACACAACTGTCCAACCTTCATCTTATGCTTTGTAATTGTCTTAAAATGTTTCCATGCCTTCATACTCTCACCTGATATTTAGTATACACTCTTCACGAATTCATGTAAATCTCTTTATTTTTTTTAAAAGCATGTTATAATAGGTACGAATATTAAAGGAGGTGGGTATTATGCCTTTTAAAATTGATGTTCAAACAAATATAAATGACTATGAATTAACATTAGAAAGATGTTCAGAAATTATTACAGTACTCCAAGAAACATATCAAAATATTCGTAAAGAAATGTATGCATATTTCTTGGGATTAAGGAGTTTGAAGAAAGCTTTATTATTTGTACTTGTCTTATTTGCATTTTATTTCTTCACTGAAGATTTGTTTTTTCTTTACTTAATGCCTGTTTCTGTTGGAATATCTATGATTTTTTCCATGATTAGTGCTGAATATATAACATCACAATCACGCAAAGAAATTCATCACCAACTTCAGCATTATATCAAAAAAAGAGAATCATTATTGAGGAATCAAAAAATCAAGGTCTAACCTTGATTTTTATTTTATATATTTCTGAGCTCCTAAAACAAATAGATGATGCCTTTTTTGCATTAAACTCTGTTCCTCTTCTCTCCAAACATCAAAAATACAATCATGATATTGAAGCATAAGTTGACATAACTCAAATGCGCTATAACTTGATCTTGTATCGAGATTCATTAACTCTAATAAACGCTTATCAAGTGTACGATTGTAATCGTCTTTAAAATGATACTCTGCTATATCGACTTTATCAATACAAATTTGATTTTGACACATGATGCACGGTTGACAGATATCATCAGTAGCAGTTGTTAAGTACAGTTGAACATGACGGTCTTCGAGAATTCTATTGGCAACCTTATAAAAATCATGACCCATTTTTTCATCTGCTACAAAAACATTTATACCAGACCCATATAATTTTAAAATATCTATAAAATGATGTGGCTTTATTATAATTTGTTCCATATATTTACCTATCTTTCTGTGAGTTGTTCCAAAACCTGTCTCACTTTATGAGCAGCGTCTTCCTGAATCTCAATAATTTTCACACCTCTCGATTTTGCAACATCTCGAAGCTCACATGCAATAGCTGTATGATATGAACATCCAACAACAAGCAATATGTCATTTTCCTGCAAATTAAATATTATTTCATATGCTTTTTGATATTGAGGTGCTGGATCACCATATAAGACAGGTTTGTTATAAAGAGAATAGGCTTTATCCATTTCATCATCTTCTGGTAAACCCCCATGTAATTCTAATGCATCACTTCCAGCCAACCTATGTAAGCCATCAATATTCATTGTTATAATAGGAATCTTGTATTCAGCCAATGCCAAATGAGCATCATTTGGTTTAGCTCCATTCATATTCGCCTTTAATTGTTGAATAACTTCATTGTATTCTTCAGGATGTCTCTTTGCATAGCTTCTAAATAATTTTTCTCTGACATCTGGTCTTTCCATAAATGTTGGTATATGAGACTGTTTGGATATTCCTGCTCCAGTCAATGCTATTATTTTCATAATTTCCTCCATATATAAATAAATGATAGCAAATTCGCAACAAAATTTCTAAATTGTTATGGATATTTTTCATAATAAGAGATGCCAATTATCTCCCTTCTTTTATCCATAAAGCAACAGCATATTCCATTACTCAAATCAGGTACACATGTTATCTATAAAACGGCAGCCACCACCAGATATACCCCTATATCTTTTCTGCTTGCTGTGCCATACCATAGTTTATCATGTCTGCCACTCACAATTACTCAACGAAATTCTATTACCTATTTGCATATAATTTTTCCTCATTTTACGCATATTTCATTAAGATAATTTAATCAGTTATTATCTTTTTATACAATTGAGATTTCTGATCATAATAAAACTGATTAGCTTCTAACACCTTAATTGAAGCGATATTTGTTTTTTCTTCTTCAATTGTTGGATCAGCCACAATTTGAACAACATCATCATTTTCCTCTAAAATTTTATCACAAATTAATCTCACCAAATATTTTCCAATTCCTTTTCCTAATCGTTTTTCATCCCCAATCATATAATCAATTCCATATGTCCCTTTAGGTTCTTTTAAATCTATATCATCAAGTGGTAACATACAATAATCATAATATTGACAAAAACCAATTGGCTGGTTCTCTTCTTCAACAACAAAATGATGGATAAAACTATATTCCTTATGTCGTCCATTTATTTCATTCATCCAATCTGTATAATCGCCAAACCATTTTGCAATATAATCTTGTTTTAGCCATGACTCAATTAAACAAATGTCATCATCTCTCATTCTTCTTAACTCCATCTTTATCCTCCTCTACAGTAACGATTCAATATCTATACTTCATAAATTTGCAGTTCAAGTATCTAACTCGCTCTTCGTTTTCTAGGTAGTGTCCTGAATTTTACAGCAAATACATTTACCTTAATTCCATAAACAAATCATAGCACACAAGGTTTTATATATCAATATAACTCTGTAGGATATATAAAGTATGATATTGTCACACAAAGATATATTCTTCATACTCAAAATAATTAAATATTCTCAATGCAATGAAGAGCTTTTATCAATATTTATCTTTGATTTCTATATTTAATGAAAAAGTTTTTTCCAAAACAGTAAATTCGATTGAAAAAGCATTTATTCATCTTATAATAATTTATAAGAGGTGATTTTATGGATGAATTTTTAAGAGATATTCATACAATGATATTTAAGGAATGGGTACTCATGCAAGATCAAGCCAATTACAAGATTTATTTAGACTCACATAATGAAAATATTATCGTCATTGAAACAAACTATAGTTATAGCGAAGTCACATTTAATACAATGAATATTATTGAATTAAGTGTTACCAATACATTTACAAATGAAATAGAATTCTATTTGCATTTCCAAATGAAAACCATGAAACATGCTATAGAATTATTTCATGAAATGTTAGAAAGTATACATAAATTAATTCATCGTCCAATTACTAAAATTCTTTTAAGTTGCAGTGGTGGTATGACAACATCTTTTTTTGCTGAAAAGATGAATGAAGCAGCAAAATTATTGTACCTTAATTTTGAAGTTTCAGCCATTGGCTATAATCAGCTCTATAACGTTGGTGAAGATTATGATGTCATTATGCTAGCACCTCAAATTTCTTACATGCATGCCAAAGTTCAAGAAATTTTAAAAGATC harbors:
- a CDS encoding DUF5662 family protein — protein: MKAWKHFKTITKHKMKVGQLCFRIGLYKQGILHDMSKYSLCEFLTGARYYQGTKSPNAVERTEKGYSMAWLHHKGRNKHHWEFWVDFTHKGCQPAEIPAQYIFEMFCDRVAASMIYQGANYRDQFPLIYYKRGKHSYIMHPHSRALLEELLVYLDQNGLEQTLQYIKKRKRDYHL
- a CDS encoding D-alanyl-D-alanine carboxypeptidase family protein, which encodes MKKIFFVICVFFMSVTPIHAMDFSGKSYIVMDTFNKTVLEAKNEHYVQSVASISKIMTAIVAIENGNLDDEYEIGEEVNQAWGSGVYIHIGDHINLRDLLHGLLLRSGNDAANVIAKNIGGDIPHFVEMMNKKAKDIGMNDSVFSNATGLDEEDAGNRSSAYDMALLMSYCSQNPIFNDIVMKQTYKREDGGGTWHNKNRLLEEYEYCVGGKTGFTKKARRTLVTRAIKNDVSLVIVTLNCGNDFEFHKAKYEECFEKYQNMLVLPKGIYQYHGHSFLIDEDLYYCGQETSKASLQGTNDSLKVYVSQNQIYEVKREMGVQTILRYWFILLGEFING
- a CDS encoding Sir2 family NAD-dependent protein deacetylase, yielding MKIIALTGAGISKQSHIPTFMERPDVREKLFRSYAKRHPEEYNEVIQQLKANMNGAKPNDAHLALAEYKIPIITMNIDGLHRLAGSDALELHGGLPEDDEMDKAYSLYNKPVLYGDPAPQYQKAYEIIFNLQENDILLVVGCSYHTAIACELRDVAKSRGVKIIEIQEDAAHKVRQVLEQLTER
- a CDS encoding GNAT family N-acetyltransferase; the protein is MELRRMRDDDICLIESWLKQDYIAKWFGDYTDWMNEINGRHKEYSFIHHFVVEEENQPIGFCQYYDYCMLPLDDIDLKEPKGTYGIDYMIGDEKRLGKGIGKYLVRLICDKILEENDDVVQIVADPTIEEEKTNIASIKVLEANQFYYDQKSQLYKKIITD
- a CDS encoding LacI family DNA-binding transcriptional regulator; this encodes MATIKDIALKAGVSSASVSRILNNDATLNVPQETRQRVFDAAKELGYEKKKKKFDDTTMTIGIVQWMSPVQETDDPYYLSIRQGVEEFCFQNKISIKRVFQTDVDYLSSLEGVEGLVCIGKYSQKDMDTLKKVCPNIIYLDMNVDPIHEGCIVLDFKNAIRLVIDYFHQLHHQNIGYLGGLEWIDQKRYPDVRKKYFKRFCDQYQMNYNDYIIEDAFSIESGFTMMNELIQNKKVPTAIFAASDPIAIGALRALTQNGYRVPQDVSIIGFDNIDTANYTSPPLTTIFAPTFDMGYMGARMLFDSFRRNENISPIRVQMPCFLIERESCAKRD